The DNA window TCAAAATAATATCTCAACAATAAGAGATTTAGCACTTCATGATTTAAATTTTTTAATTGAAATATTAGGAAAAAGGGGAATGACGCTTTGATATTGAGCTAATGGTAAAGGTAATGACGAAGTAACAAGAGAAGCTAGTGAATTTAAATCAATTGGCAATGAATTAACTTTGAATTTTACAACAACTAATCATGAAGAGATTGAAGAAATAATATATGAGTTAAGTTTAAAAATTGCAGATAGAGCCAAAAAAAGATTTCTACAAGGTAAGACTATTACAATAGTTGTTAAATATTTAGATGATAATACAAGTGAATTTTATAATGATAAGTTAAGAAAAAAGCATATTACAAAACAAGAATCAGTTCAAGAACTTACAAATGATCCAGAAATAATTTATTCTGTTGCAAAGCAATGTTTTTATGAATTATGAACTGGTCAACCAATATTATTGTTAGGAGTTAGAATAAGTAATTTAGCAAATCAAATTGAACAAACAAAACAGTTATCAATTGATGAAATAGATTTATATGAAGGTATTGACTATAGTGAAGTTGAAAAAGTTATTTATAATTTAAATTTAAAATTTGGAAAAGATAAAATTTTTACTGGCGATAAATTACTAAAATATATTGAGAAAAATGTAGTTCAATCTAAGTTTTTAAAAAATGACGATGTTCATATTTCAAATGAGCAAATGATTAATAAATGAAAAAATAAATAGGGGGTATAAAAATGAAATATCGAATTGATGATTTAATCTTGGAATTACATTCAATCCATAATCAATTAAATAAATTTTTATTTTCCAATACCCTCTTGCAAGTTAAAATAAATATTGAAACTAGTAAAAGAAAAAGTAGACTAACCTTAGGTCACTTTGATACAGCAAAGGATTGATCAGATAATTTGAATCAAATAACTATCTGAACTTTAGCTTTAAATGGAGATTATTTAAACATCATAGGGGTGCTTGTTCATGAAATGGTACATCAATATAATTTTGAAAGAAATATTAAAGATGTTGAAAATAATCAAAGACATAATAAGCATTTTAAAAAAATTTGTGAAGAGGTGGCTATGCTCACTGTTGCTAAAAATTCTAGACGTGGATTTTCATCTACTTCCCCTTCACAAGAACTTGTGAAATTTATTGAAAATGAACTTGATTTTAACAAAGACCTATTCACATCTTTAATGCATAAAGATGCTATTAATTATCATCCAAAAGGTTATAATAAAAGTAATAAGTATCTTTGTAAAGGTTGCGATACTATTATAAACAATTCAAGAGAAGTGACACTAAATATTAAATGTATGGACTGCAATATAATGTTTGAAATATTATAAAAAAGTGCATATTGTAATATGCACTTTTTTATAAAAACACAATATTTGCCTTTACTTGGTACCTAATAATGTTAAAATTGAATTATATCTTTACTTTGAAAAATAGATTATACGGAGGTTTTTATGTCAGGAATTGTACCAAAGTTTTGCCCTACTCACTTAAAAATTCATACTTGTGAATTACAGAATGTCTTTAATAAAAACAAAGTTATTCATGAAGGACTTAACGCCAAAATTAGACGAATGCATGGTATTCAAACTGAAGAAGAAATTGCTCAAAGTAATCTAAAACAAAAAGATGCTCCAGGTAGTATCGGTGATATTTTATCAAAAGCAAAAGTTCGAATTGAAGAAGAAAAAGAAAAAATTGCCAAACTTCCTCATAATGAAGAACCTGAGACAAAAGTAGTTAACAATGATGAAATAAATGATAGAATTGCCAATTTAAAAGCAAAAATGGCTGAAAATAACCAATCACCTTCTAATACTTCATCTGATCTTCAAACAGTTATTGAAAATGCTCAAAACTATCAGAGTAATCACCCAGAAACTCAATATGAAGCTCCTAAAAGAGCAAATCAAGGTAAAACCAATGGTAGAATACTACCAAGAGCAAATCGACCCCATATAACGTCTAAAAGTGCTGATTTAGTAGCAAATAATACTACTAAATCAGCAAAAATCAAGCAAACTTCAATAAAAAAAGATATTGATGAAAGAATGTTTACTCAAGAAGAAACTCAAGAATTAATTCAACTAGCTGTAAAAGAAGCTTTAAAACAAGTTGGATTAATAAAAAATGATAAAATAAAGAAAAAACCAACTACTAAAAAGTTAACCAATAAAACTAAAACTTCCACTGTTGCTAAAAAAGCAACTAATAAAAAAGTGTCTACTAAAACTAAGGAATCAGCAATTGTTAAAAAGCAAAGTAATAAAAAACCTACTGTAACCAAAAAAGTTATTTCAAAAAAGAATAAATAAAATCAAGATGTCAATCTTGATTTTATTTATAATTATTTTCTTTAAAATATCTATTATCCCTCTTCAATTAATTTAATTAAATTATCAATTTCTTTAAAAAATTTACTTTTACTTTGATTATTTTTCAAAATATAATCAAATTTAGTTTTTTTAAGTTTTTTTAGTTGAAAAGCTGTAATAGATTCAATTTCTTCCAATTCCCTATTATCTCGTTTTTTTACAATTTTTACTCTTTGATCATTTTCCATTACTAATAATATTTTTTTATCAAATTTTACATTAATTCCACTTATAACTGCAGCTTCAACAAAAATTAGTTCTGCGTCTTTTT is part of the Spiroplasma cantharicola genome and encodes:
- a CDS encoding Y-family DNA polymerase, with the translated sequence MEKNKKVIFLLDMDAFFASCHMAKDPSLRNKNVVVASPNRRAIVTTASYNARKFGIRAGTPVFKALEMCKDLYIANSDFSLYIDYSEKVFDIIYNNFTKSFEVASIDECYIDMTKTWKKFGTVKNAAQAIIDMIYKETGLTCSIGISTNKFLAKTCVDFNKPKGISFLLEEEIEEKLWPMKVEKMFMIGPATQKILNQNNISTIRDLALHDLNFLIEILGKRGMTLWYWANGKGNDEVTREASEFKSIGNELTLNFTTTNHEEIEEIIYELSLKIADRAKKRFLQGKTITIVVKYLDDNTSEFYNDKLRKKHITKQESVQELTNDPEIIYSVAKQCFYELWTGQPILLLGVRISNLANQIEQTKQLSIDEIDLYEGIDYSEVEKVIYNLNLKFGKDKIFTGDKLLKYIEKNVVQSKFLKNDDVHISNEQMINKWKNK
- a CDS encoding SprT-like domain-containing protein; amino-acid sequence: MKYRIDDLILELHSIHNQLNKFLFSNTLLQVKINIETSKRKSRLTLGHFDTAKDWSDNLNQITIWTLALNGDYLNIIGVLVHEMVHQYNFERNIKDVENNQRHNKHFKKICEEVAMLTVAKNSRRGFSSTSPSQELVKFIENELDFNKDLFTSLMHKDAINYHPKGYNKSNKYLCKGCDTIINNSREVTLNIKCMDCNIMFEIL